A stretch of DNA from Anaerolineae bacterium:
GTCGTGGCTGCAGCGTTGGTTGTTGTTAGCGTCTTTCTGGTGGTGCGGCTGGCGACCATTCAGTTCCAGCTGGACCCGGAGGCGCTGGCCTACTTTCAGGGGCAGACTCGCCAGTACCGGCGACTGGTTGAATACCTGCCGACCCGCGGGCAAATCTACGATCGCGACGGTGAGCTATTCGCCGTCAATCAACTGCAGTACGCCATCGGAGCTAACCCACCGCTGATCACTGATAAGGTGGGCGCGGCGCGGCAACTGGCGGTGGCGCTCAACGGCGACGAACTGGCGATTTACGAAGCGCTGACCTCTGACCGGCCCTGGGTGCAGATCGCCCGGCCGGTCAGCGCGGCGGTCGGCCAGGCGGTGCAGGACCTGGGCATCTTTGGCGTCGAGATTTCGCCCATCCCTTCCCGCGCCTATCCGCAGGGTATGCTGGGCGCACAGGTGATCGGGTTTGTGGGCGGCGATCAGCGCGGCAATTTCGGCGTGGAAGGCGCGTACCAGCGCGAACTGGCCGGTGAGAGCCTGGTCGAAGAAGAGAGCGCCATCCCGTTCGAGGTTTCCGCGCTGGTGACTCCCCGGCACGGGCGCGACCTGGTGCTGACCCTGGATCGGGATGTCCAGTTCCTGGCGGAAGCGGAGTTGATGCGTGCCATCGACGTGACCGGGGCGGAGCGTGGTACGATCCTGATCATGAACCCGCGCACCGGGGCCATTCTGGCGATGGCCAACTTTCCTTCGTATGACCCCAATATCTACTACGAAGTGGACAACCCGCGGCTGTTTCAGAACGCGGCGATCAGCGAGCAGTACGAGCCGGGATCGGTCTTTAAGATCGTGACTCTGGCGGCGGGGATCGAGGAAGGGGTCATCCTGCCGGGCAGTACGTATAACGACCAGGCCAGCATGGAGTGCGGCGGGATCACGATCTGGAACTGGGATCGCGCCTCTCACGGCCTGATCGACATGACCCAGGTAATGGTGCAATCGCTCAACGTGGGCACGGCAACCGTAGCCCGCGAGATGGGGCCGACTCGCTTCTACCGTATGGTCAAGGCGTTTGGCTTCGGCGAGCCAACCCGCGTTGACCTGCAGGGGGAGGCTGCCGGGACAGTGCCCATGCCGGGCGACACCGTCTGGCAGGAAAGCCAGATTTGCACTAACAGCTTCGGGCAGGGGATCGCCGTGACGCCGTTGCAGATGCTGACGGCGGTCAACGCCATCGCCAATGACGGGTTGATGATGCAGCCGCATGTGGTGCACCAGATCATCGATGGCAAGACGGTCTACACGACCCAGCCCTCGCCGATGGGACGCCCGGTATCTGTCCAGACCGCCCGCATGATCCGCGACATGCTGGTGCAGACCGTGCAGTACGGGACGCCGGACGCGCAGGTGCCCGGCTACACCATCGCTGGCAAGACCGGCACGGCCCAGATTCCCATCCCCGGCGGCTATGAGCAGGACAAGTCAATTGTGTCGTTTGTGGGGTTTCTGCCTGCCGACGACCCTCAGGTGTCTATCCTGATCAAACTGGATCGCCCGCGGGAATACTGGGGCAGTGTGGTTGCTGCGCCCATCTTCGCCCATCTGGTGGAACGGCTGGTGATCCTGCTGGAAATCCCACCGGATAGCGTGCGGCAGGAACTGGCGTCGCAGGGCGGCATACTCGAAGCAGTAGATCGCTAGATCGGATAGCAGCCTATGGTGGGGGATTTGCCTGTTGCATTGACGATGCTCAGCCTGTCCTTCTTGCTGGCGGTGATCTGGGGCGACCCGTTCATCATTGTGCTGAAGCGACTGGGCCTGGGCAAGCGGATTCTGGAGAGCCTGCCGGGAAGCCATCAGGTCAAAGCCGGGACGCCAACATTCGGCGGCATCCTGATCATTGTGCCCGCCGTCTTGCTGACGCTGGCGCTCAACCTGGCCAGTCTGCTCAACCCGGAAATTCGTACCGGCGCCAGTATCCTGATGCCGCTGGGAGTGCTGCTGGGCTACGGGCTGCTGGGTATGCTGGACGACTGGGAAGGGGTGCAGGGCAAGCGCGAGCGCGGGCAAGGCATTTCCGCGCGGGCCAAGCTGGCCGGGCAGGTTGTCCTGGCGCTGGTGGCGGCCACGGTCATGTCCCTGTGGAATGGCGGTTTTCAGCACGCTAACACGGTCTTTCTGCCTTTCATTGGCATCCCGATTTCACTCCCGCCCTGGATCTGGATTCCGGTTGCGGCGTTCATCATTGTGGCGTCTTCCAACGCGATCAACCTGACTGACGGCCTGGATGGGCTGGCCGGGATCATTGCTGCGATGGCCTATGGCACTTACGGCCTGATCGCCTACCTGCAGGGCCAGATCTTCTTGACCCAGTTCTGTTTCATCATCGCCGGGGCCTGCTTTGCCTTCCTGTGGTATAACGCCTTTCCCGCCCAGTTGTTTATGGGCGATACCGGGGCGCTGGCGCTGGGAGCGGCGCTGGGCGTGGTTGCACTGATGACCGGGCAGTGGGCGCTGCTGCCGGTGATCGCCTTTGTGCCGGTGGCGGAAACGCTCAGCGTGGTGGTGCAGATAGCCTATCTGCGGCGCACCGGGCGCAAACTGTTGCGGATGAGTCCGCTGCATCTGCATTACCAGGAAATGGGCTGGAGCGAGGTGCAGGTGGTTCAACGCTTCTGGATCATTGCGCTGGTCGGTTCCATGCTGGGGATTGCCCTGGCGCTGGTTTAGGATGGGTGTTTAGCTGGTGGAAGACGATAGAGGCAGGCGCGTCGTGGCGGATGAGTTGCATGGCAAGCATGTGGTGGTGATAGGCTTCGCCCGGCAGGGGCAGGCACTGGCCCGCTGGCTGCCGGGGATCGGGGCGCGGGTGACCGTCACCGACGCCCGCCCGGAAGAGTCCTTTGGCGAGGTTCTGGCGTCTTACCGCGCTTGCGGCGTGCGTTTTGTCCTGGGCGGGCATCCGCTGAATCTGCTCGATGATGCGGACGTGCTGTGCGTCTCCGGTGGCGTGCCGCTGACGGCGCCGCTGGTGGCGGAAGCATTCCGGTGCGGTGTGCCGGTGACCAATGATGCCCAGTTGTTCATGGCTCGCTGCCCCGCGCAGACCATCGGCATCACTGGCAGCGCCGGCAAGACGACCACAACCTCGCTGGTTGGCGCCATGTGCCGCGCCGCCGGGCGTGTGACACACGTTGGCGGCAATATCGGCGATGTGCTGCTGGATGTGCTGCCTGCTATTCAGCCCTCCGACGTTGTGGTGATGGAGCTGAGCAGCTTCCAGCTTGAACTGATGACGGCCAGCCCGGCCATTGGCGCGATTCTGAATATCACCCCTAATCATCTTGATCGTCACGGGACGCTGGAAGCCTATGCCGCGGCCAAAGCGAACCTGATCCGCTACCAGAAGGCGGACGACCTGGCCATCCTGGGTCGCGACGATCCGGGCGCGGCGGCTCTGGCAGGCGTGGCGCCGGGGCGTGTGGCCTGGTTCAGCGCCCGTGAGGTCGTGGCGGATGGCGCCTATCTCGATGGCGGGCGCCTGACCGTGGTCGGTATGGCCAGCCCTGAGGGCCTCCCGCAGGCCGTGCTACCGCGGGCGGAAGTCCCGCTGCGTGGTGCGCATAACGTTCTTAACGCGCTGGCGGCATGCGCTATCGCCGGGGCGGCGGGCATCCCGCCGGAAACGCTGGCGGCAGCGATCCGGACTTTCCGCAGTGTGGCCCACCGGCTGGAAGTGGTGCGGGTGCGCGACGGTGTCACCTGGGTCAACGATAGCATCGCTACCGCGCCGGAGCGCGTGCTGGCCGCCGTGCGCAGCTATGACGAGCCGCTTGTCCTGCTGCTGGGCGGCAAAGATAAGAACCTGCCCTGGGACGGGCTGATCGACCTGGTAGTGCAAAAGGCGCGGGCGGTGGTCACATTTGGCGCGCACGGGCCGGTAGTGGCCGCGTTGCTGCACCAGGCGCTGGCCCGCGGCGCGGAGGGATTGCTGGCTCCGGAGCGTGTGCGGGAGGCTGTCACGCTGGAGGAGGCGGTGGCGGCGGCAGCAGCGCTGGCCCGCCCTGGCGATGTGGTGTTGCTCTCGCCTGGCGGCACCAGTTATGACGCTTATCGCGATTTTGAGGAGCGCGGCGCGCACTTCCGGGCGCTGGTCAACGCGCTCTAGGAGTGCTGGTTGGCGAGCAGGATTTGTCTGTCGGCTATAGAATACCTGCACAGGTTGACAATCAAGGACAGCACGCATGGCGACCATGCCACAGTTCTTTGAGGACAAAGCGCCACCCCCTGATTCGGCGCGCATTGCTGAGCGTAAGAAGCTCTTCCGCGCCCGGATTGACCTGTACCTGGTGCTGGTGGTGGGTATCCTGCTGGCGATCGGGCTGATGATGGTCTTCAGCACCACGTTCGACTGGAGCTACCAGACTTACGGCGATCCCTCCGTGATCTTCATGCGGCAGGTGCGGTCGATGGCGCTGGGGGGGGTGGTGACGCTTCTGCTGGCGTTGATCGATTACCGGATATGGAAGAGGTTCGCTCTGTGGATGATGCTGGTAGTGATCGCGCTGCTGATCGCGCTGCTGATGACCGCGCCGGAGGTGTTTGGCGCGCAGCGCGCTTTCATCAACGGCTCGCTCCAGCCCGGCGAGGTGGCCCAGCTGGTGACCATCATTTACATGGCGGCCTGGCTTTCCGCCAAGCAGAGCAAAATCCGCCGCATTAGCTACGGCCTGATCCCATTTTCGATTCTGATCGGCTCGGTGGGCGGGCTGATTGTACTCCAGCCGGACCTGAGTACCGCATCGCTGATTCTGATTACGGCGGTGACAATGTTCTTCCTGGCTGGCGCGGATTTGTTGCAGATGGGTATTATCGGGCTGTTCATGGGGGGGATAGGCTACCTGTTTGCCATGCAGATCAGCTACGCCGGGTCGCGTCTGGCTTCGTACCTGGCGAGTACGACCGATCTGACCAAGGCCAGCTATCATGTCCAGCAGGCGGTGATCGCCTTCCTGAATGGTGGGTTAACCGGCGTTGGGCTGGGCGAGAGCTACCAGAAGTTTGGCTTTTTGCCTGCGCCACATACGGATAGCATTTTCGCTGTGCTGGCGGAAGAACTGGGGTTGCTCGGTTGTATCCTGGTGGCGGGGTTGTTTGTGGTGCTGGCGGTGCGCGGCTACCGGATCGCCCGTGGAGCGCCGGATAGCTTCGGGGCGTTGCTGGCCGCCGGGGTCACCACATGGATTGTCGTGGAAGCGCTGCTGAACATCGCTGTGATGACAGCGGTGTTGCCGTTCAGCGGTGTGCCGCTGCCGTTTATCAGCTTTGGCGGTTCGGCGCTGGTGACTTCGATGGCGGGTGTGGGCCTGCTGCTGAGCATCTCCCGTGTGACGGCGCGCGAATCGGTACCGGAACGGAGAGCGCATGCGGATCCTGATCTCAGCCGGGGGGACCGGGGGCGGAGTGTACCCCGCGTTCGCCGTGGCAGAGGCGCTGCAACAGGGCGCTGACGATCTGCCGCCGGTGACGCTGTTCTTTGTGGGCGGCGTGGGCGCTGGCGGGATGGAACCGGAACTGATCGCCCGCAGCGGGATCGTCTGGCAACGGGTGGTGTACATCCAGGGCGGACCGATCCATGGGGTCAGCCCGGCGCGGCTGGCGGTCAGCGCGGCGAAGCTGGCGGTGGGGTTTATCCAGGCACTGGGGCTGGTGATGCGCTGGCGACCGGAGCGGGTCTTCCTGACCGGTGGTTGGGCCAGCCTGCCGGTCGCCCTGGCGGGCTGGCTGTGGCGCGTACCGGTCTATGCCTTTGTGCCGGATATCGAGCCAGGGCTGACGCTCCGGGTGGCCAGCCGCTTCGCCCGCCGGGTAGCGGCGACTTCCGCCGAGTCCGCCCGTTACTTCCGGGCGGGGCAGGTGGTGGAAACCGGTTACCCGTTGCGGCGGAGCGTGCTGGGAGCTACGCGAGCGGCGGCTGTGACCCACTTCCAGCTGGACAAGGGACGGCGGACGTTGCTGGTCTTCGGCGGGAGCAGCGGCGCGCGCAGCATCAACCGGGCGTTGCTGGCCATTCTGCCTGACCTGCTGGCGGATGAAAACTTGCAGGTGCTGCACATTAGCGGCAAACTCGATTGGCCGGAAGTCAGCGCGGCCCGGGAGCGTTTAGCGCAGGCAGCGCAGAAGCGTTATCATGCCTATGCTTATTTGCATGAGGATATGGGGCTGGCGCTGGCGGCGGCTGACCTGGTGGTAAGCCGGGCAGGGGCCAGTACGCTGGGGGAGTTCCCGCAGTTTGGCCTGCCAGCGATCCTGGTGCCGTATCCGCATGCCTGGCGTTACCAGAAGGTCAATGCGGACTATCTGACATCGCGGGGGGCGGCGATCTGGCTGGCCGACGATCAACTGGCTGAGGCGTTGTATCCGGCGATCCGGCGCCTGCTGGACGATCCGGCGGCGCTGGCGATGATGGGGGAAAAAGCGCGGCAACTGGCCCGCCCGGAAGGCGCCCGCGCGATTGCCCGCCTGCTGGTGAGGGCATGCGAAGTGGAGGGGCGATGATACAACTGTCCACGGTTCTGACAGGCATGATCATCATGTTCGGCATCATCGGTTTTTCGCGCGGGTGGACCAAGGAGATCATCGCCTCAACCGGCATTGTGCTGGCGCTGTTCACCATAGAGCAATTCAAAGCTGTCTTCTTGGAGCCGCTGACCGCTGGCGCTGACCCGGCGCAGAAGTTCTATTTTTACGCGGCTATCCTGCTGATCATCACTTTTTTCGCTTATCAAACGCCGGGACGCTTTGAGCGACGCACCCGTCCCCGGAGAGGCCTGCGTGAAGGCGGTCTTCAGGAGAGCCTGCTGGGGGGTGTGCTGGGGGCCTTCAACGGGTATTTGGTGGCCGGCTCCCTGTGGTACTACATGCGTGTGCTGGGTTACCCCCTCAATCCGAATATCCCGGCTCCCTATGTGGGCACGGTCAGCGAGGCCATGCAGTACAGCCTGCCGCTGGACTGGCTGCTGGAGGGCAATCTGCTGACGTTGCTGGTTGTGATCCTGTTTCTGTTCGTGATTATTGTGCTGA
This window harbors:
- a CDS encoding UDP-N-acetylglucosamine--N-acetylmuramyl-(pentapeptide) pyrophosphoryl-undecaprenol N-acetylglucosamine transferase yields the protein MYPAFAVAEALQQGADDLPPVTLFFVGGVGAGGMEPELIARSGIVWQRVVYIQGGPIHGVSPARLAVSAAKLAVGFIQALGLVMRWRPERVFLTGGWASLPVALAGWLWRVPVYAFVPDIEPGLTLRVASRFARRVAATSAESARYFRAGQVVETGYPLRRSVLGATRAAAVTHFQLDKGRRTLLVFGGSSGARSINRALLAILPDLLADENLQVLHISGKLDWPEVSAARERLAQAAQKRYHAYAYLHEDMGLALAAADLVVSRAGASTLGEFPQFGLPAILVPYPHAWRYQKVNADYLTSRGAAIWLADDQLAEALYPAIRRLLDDPAALAMMGEKARQLARPEGARAIARLLVRACEVEGR
- a CDS encoding penicillin-binding protein 2 encodes the protein MNHPEIFRRRLQVVAAALVVVSVFLVVRLATIQFQLDPEALAYFQGQTRQYRRLVEYLPTRGQIYDRDGELFAVNQLQYAIGANPPLITDKVGAARQLAVALNGDELAIYEALTSDRPWVQIARPVSAAVGQAVQDLGIFGVEISPIPSRAYPQGMLGAQVIGFVGGDQRGNFGVEGAYQRELAGESLVEEESAIPFEVSALVTPRHGRDLVLTLDRDVQFLAEAELMRAIDVTGAERGTILIMNPRTGAILAMANFPSYDPNIYYEVDNPRLFQNAAISEQYEPGSVFKIVTLAAGIEEGVILPGSTYNDQASMECGGITIWNWDRASHGLIDMTQVMVQSLNVGTATVAREMGPTRFYRMVKAFGFGEPTRVDLQGEAAGTVPMPGDTVWQESQICTNSFGQGIAVTPLQMLTAVNAIANDGLMMQPHVVHQIIDGKTVYTTQPSPMGRPVSVQTARMIRDMLVQTVQYGTPDAQVPGYTIAGKTGTAQIPIPGGYEQDKSIVSFVGFLPADDPQVSILIKLDRPREYWGSVVAAPIFAHLVERLVILLEIPPDSVRQELASQGGILEAVDR
- the murD gene encoding UDP-N-acetylmuramoyl-L-alanine--D-glutamate ligase — translated: MEDDRGRRVVADELHGKHVVVIGFARQGQALARWLPGIGARVTVTDARPEESFGEVLASYRACGVRFVLGGHPLNLLDDADVLCVSGGVPLTAPLVAEAFRCGVPVTNDAQLFMARCPAQTIGITGSAGKTTTTSLVGAMCRAAGRVTHVGGNIGDVLLDVLPAIQPSDVVVMELSSFQLELMTASPAIGAILNITPNHLDRHGTLEAYAAAKANLIRYQKADDLAILGRDDPGAAALAGVAPGRVAWFSAREVVADGAYLDGGRLTVVGMASPEGLPQAVLPRAEVPLRGAHNVLNALAACAIAGAAGIPPETLAAAIRTFRSVAHRLEVVRVRDGVTWVNDSIATAPERVLAAVRSYDEPLVLLLGGKDKNLPWDGLIDLVVQKARAVVTFGAHGPVVAALLHQALARGAEGLLAPERVREAVTLEEAVAAAAALARPGDVVLLSPGGTSYDAYRDFEERGAHFRALVNAL
- a CDS encoding phospho-N-acetylmuramoyl-pentapeptide-transferase → MGDLPVALTMLSLSFLLAVIWGDPFIIVLKRLGLGKRILESLPGSHQVKAGTPTFGGILIIVPAVLLTLALNLASLLNPEIRTGASILMPLGVLLGYGLLGMLDDWEGVQGKRERGQGISARAKLAGQVVLALVAATVMSLWNGGFQHANTVFLPFIGIPISLPPWIWIPVAAFIIVASSNAINLTDGLDGLAGIIAAMAYGTYGLIAYLQGQIFLTQFCFIIAGACFAFLWYNAFPAQLFMGDTGALALGAALGVVALMTGQWALLPVIAFVPVAETLSVVVQIAYLRRTGRKLLRMSPLHLHYQEMGWSEVQVVQRFWIIALVGSMLGIALALV
- a CDS encoding cell division protein FtsW, which gives rise to MATMPQFFEDKAPPPDSARIAERKKLFRARIDLYLVLVVGILLAIGLMMVFSTTFDWSYQTYGDPSVIFMRQVRSMALGGVVTLLLALIDYRIWKRFALWMMLVVIALLIALLMTAPEVFGAQRAFINGSLQPGEVAQLVTIIYMAAWLSAKQSKIRRISYGLIPFSILIGSVGGLIVLQPDLSTASLILITAVTMFFLAGADLLQMGIIGLFMGGIGYLFAMQISYAGSRLASYLASTTDLTKASYHVQQAVIAFLNGGLTGVGLGESYQKFGFLPAPHTDSIFAVLAEELGLLGCILVAGLFVVLAVRGYRIARGAPDSFGALLAAGVTTWIVVEALLNIAVMTAVLPFSGVPLPFISFGGSALVTSMAGVGLLLSISRVTARESVPERRAHADPDLSRGDRGRSVPRVRRGRGAATGR